One genomic segment of Armatimonadota bacterium includes these proteins:
- a CDS encoding aldolase/citrate lyase family protein — translation MKSSRVLRKLRAGEIVSSLKLNLDSSRAAEMAAMAGIDCLWLCMEHVPNDLALIERQILAAKAYDTDTMVRIPRGCYSDYIRPLELDATGIMVPHIMSLEDAKNVVRMTRFHPLGRRPIDGGNSDGDFCAAEMIEYMEFANRERFITVQIEDPEPLDELEEIAALDGIDMLFFGPADFSQGIGAPGQWDAPRITETRKRVAEVAIKHGKFAGTPGSPEKIEELVDLGYRFLPMGSDVRTLSVFFNDVVCKFNEKAREYNK, via the coding sequence ATGAAAAGTAGTCGAGTCCTGCGGAAATTGAGAGCAGGTGAGATAGTAAGCTCTTTGAAGCTGAATCTGGACAGTTCCAGGGCCGCTGAAATGGCGGCAATGGCTGGGATTGACTGCCTGTGGCTTTGCATGGAGCATGTGCCTAATGATCTTGCCTTGATCGAGAGGCAAATATTGGCGGCAAAGGCTTATGATACGGACACGATGGTAAGGATCCCAAGAGGCTGCTACAGCGATTACATTAGGCCGCTTGAACTGGACGCGACCGGTATTATGGTCCCGCATATAATGAGCCTGGAAGATGCGAAAAATGTTGTTAGGATGACTCGTTTTCACCCACTCGGCAGACGGCCGATAGACGGCGGCAACTCGGACGGCGATTTCTGCGCGGCCGAAATGATCGAGTATATGGAATTTGCCAACCGCGAGAGGTTCATTACTGTTCAAATAGAAGACCCTGAACCCCTGGACGAATTGGAAGAGATTGCAGCCCTGGACGGCATAGACATGCTCTTCTTCGGACCCGCCGACTTCAGCCAGGGAATCGGAGCGCCGGGTCAATGGGACGCCCCCAGAATTACCGAGACTCGCAAGCGAGTGGCGGAAGTGGCCATAAAGCACGGCAAGTTTGCGGGAACTCCGGGCAGCCCTGAGAAGATTGAAGAGCTTGTTGACCTGGGCTACAGGTTCCTTCCGATGGGATCGGACGTGAGGACGCTTTCCGTTTTCTTCAACGATGTCGTATGCAAATTTAATGAGAAAGCCAGGGAATATAACAAGTAA
- a CDS encoding aminotransferase class III-fold pyridoxal phosphate-dependent enzyme — MRVNSNWTFVEVDQKIAEEMRSLMPERIFDTHAHIYRIRDLQLSGSNIITQGPDVADIELWKKHIGMQVGKSKLVGGLFMGYPCIKDLNEANQFTISQASSAKDNSKALLVVSPDSSQDEIAKLCELPVVRGFKPYHTMSKHTPTYNAQVGEYLPEWIWRVANDRGMVIMLHLVRYAALSDKGNLDCIRRMCEKYPDARLVLAHCGRGFCACNTINGISTLKGLENVWFDTSGICEAEAIMAVLEEFGPRRLLWGSDFPISEQRGKFVTVGDGFAFITPESADESDSSFCRPALTGLESLRALVNAAHSFGLNKTDLQDIFCDNALALLSINESDTTLSQQLYTHAKKRIPGGVQLLSKRPEMMAPDQWPPYSGQARGCEVWDIDGRHYYDMSTNGIGSCLLGFRDPDVTQAVRRRINLGSMSSLNPPEEVELADTLCKIHPWAEQVRFGRSGGEAAAIAVRIARATTDRSVVTICGYHGWHDWYLAANLAENDSLRGHLLAGLDPLGVPRELRGTAFTFKYNDRAALQAILDQHGEKLAAIIMEPCRYNNPEPGFLEFVRDSAHKCGALLIFDEITIGWRLHFGGAHLKLGVNPDIAVFAKALGNGHPVAAIIGSAEAMSGAQSSFISSTYWTESVGPAAALATIGKMKSANVVENVARVGSLISDSWNRHAATTGLPVVAGDGYPCLAHFRFEHKQSAELRTLYTQLMLDRSFLAGCSIYPTLAHTDDVIELYDKAVGEVFEEISQALDSNTVREKLRGQPAHSGFQRLL; from the coding sequence ATGAGGGTAAACTCCAACTGGACGTTTGTCGAAGTAGATCAAAAAATTGCCGAAGAAATGCGCTCTCTTATGCCTGAGCGCATCTTCGATACGCATGCGCATATCTATCGAATTCGTGATCTTCAGCTATCCGGCTCAAATATAATTACCCAAGGCCCGGATGTGGCAGACATTGAGCTCTGGAAGAAACACATAGGCATGCAGGTCGGCAAAAGTAAGCTGGTCGGCGGACTGTTCATGGGTTATCCCTGCATCAAAGACCTGAACGAAGCAAATCAGTTCACAATCTCGCAGGCAAGCAGCGCTAAAGATAACAGCAAGGCGCTGCTTGTCGTCTCACCGGATTCGAGCCAGGATGAGATCGCCAAGTTATGCGAACTGCCTGTTGTACGCGGGTTCAAACCATATCACACAATGAGCAAGCACACTCCGACTTATAATGCTCAAGTGGGCGAGTATCTGCCTGAGTGGATCTGGCGTGTCGCAAATGACAGGGGCATGGTCATCATGCTTCACCTCGTCCGATACGCTGCACTCTCAGACAAAGGAAATCTGGACTGCATCCGGCGGATGTGCGAGAAGTATCCTGATGCCAGGCTTGTGCTGGCGCACTGCGGCCGAGGCTTTTGTGCATGCAACACAATCAACGGCATTTCGACACTTAAGGGTTTGGAAAACGTCTGGTTCGATACATCGGGTATCTGTGAAGCTGAAGCCATCATGGCTGTCCTCGAAGAGTTTGGTCCGAGAAGGCTCCTGTGGGGAAGCGATTTTCCCATATCCGAGCAGCGAGGCAAGTTTGTAACGGTCGGCGACGGTTTTGCATTTATCACGCCGGAAAGCGCAGACGAGTCTGATTCTTCATTCTGCCGCCCGGCTTTGACGGGTCTTGAATCACTGAGAGCGCTGGTGAATGCCGCGCACTCTTTCGGCTTGAACAAGACCGACTTGCAAGACATCTTCTGTGACAATGCACTGGCTCTGCTTTCGATAAATGAAAGTGATACTACTCTCAGCCAGCAACTCTATACTCACGCAAAGAAGCGAATTCCCGGCGGTGTGCAACTGCTGAGCAAACGTCCTGAGATGATGGCTCCGGACCAGTGGCCGCCGTACTCCGGACAGGCGCGAGGCTGTGAAGTGTGGGACATAGACGGCAGGCATTATTATGACATGTCCACCAACGGAATCGGATCATGCCTGCTGGGCTTTCGCGACCCGGACGTTACCCAGGCAGTGCGGCGCAGGATCAATCTTGGTAGTATGAGCAGCCTCAATCCTCCCGAGGAAGTGGAGTTGGCTGACACGCTCTGCAAGATCCACCCCTGGGCCGAACAAGTCAGATTCGGCAGAAGCGGAGGAGAAGCCGCGGCTATAGCGGTGCGGATCGCACGCGCAACTACTGACCGCTCAGTTGTGACTATCTGTGGATATCATGGCTGGCACGACTGGTATCTTGCGGCAAACCTGGCCGAGAATGATTCACTGCGCGGTCACCTGCTTGCCGGTCTCGACCCGCTGGGCGTGCCAAGAGAGCTTAGAGGAACGGCTTTCACTTTCAAATACAATGACAGAGCGGCACTTCAGGCAATTTTGGATCAACACGGCGAAAAACTGGCCGCCATCATAATGGAGCCGTGCCGCTACAACAACCCTGAGCCTGGATTTTTGGAGTTTGTGAGGGACTCTGCGCACAAGTGCGGGGCATTGTTGATATTCGATGAAATAACTATCGGCTGGAGGCTTCACTTCGGAGGAGCGCACCTCAAACTGGGAGTAAACCCCGACATTGCCGTTTTCGCGAAGGCCTTGGGTAATGGACATCCGGTTGCAGCGATTATTGGTTCGGCAGAAGCGATGAGCGGCGCACAGTCGTCGTTTATCAGCAGCACATACTGGACAGAATCCGTCGGGCCTGCGGCAGCTCTCGCCACAATAGGCAAGATGAAAAGCGCAAATGTGGTGGAAAATGTTGCGCGCGTAGGATCGCTGATATCTGATAGTTGGAACAGACATGCTGCAACAACCGGGCTGCCGGTAGTCGCCGGAGACGGTTACCCCTGCCTTGCCCACTTCAGGTTTGAACATAAACAGAGCGCCGAACTGCGCACTCTCTACACTCAGCTTATGCTCGATAGAAGCTTTCTGGCAGGCTGCAGTATCTACCCCACCCTTGCGCACACTGACGATGTGATTGAGCTTTATGATAAAGCGGTTGGAGAGGTCTTCGAAGAGATTAGCCAGGCGCTTGACTCAAACACGGTACGCGAGAAGCTGCGAGGGCAACCAGCTCACAGCGGATTTCAACGTCTGCTTTGA
- a CDS encoding iron ABC transporter permease, with product MIGCVSLLILLALAFAFDVSYGESSVPVGAVVRVVGSHLPGLAGSALGVSEMDRTIVWDIRVPRALLALIVGALLAMAGAALQGLLLNPLADPYTVGVSSGAALGAGLATILGLSTVAGGYGVPVVAFVFAMGAMFIVYALARSAGRVSIHSFLLAGIVVGSFLWAMLSFVIALAPHGPDGVQSSIIFWLLGSFDAADPWGYTRIAAPFAAFGLIALFAFARDLNVFSMGEETARHLGIETENLKIVIIAVASLITSAAVAVSGIIGFVGLVVPHICRKIFGPDHRILIPTAAIGGAVLTVLADLISRVVLPPSGLPVGIVTAMLGAPFFLYLLKTSK from the coding sequence ATGATCGGATGCGTTTCGCTTCTTATATTACTTGCGCTTGCTTTTGCATTCGATGTTTCCTACGGTGAGAGCAGTGTGCCGGTCGGCGCAGTAGTTCGGGTTGTCGGATCGCATCTGCCCGGTCTGGCGGGCAGCGCCCTCGGTGTCAGCGAGATGGACCGGACCATTGTCTGGGATATCCGTGTCCCTCGCGCACTCCTTGCGCTTATTGTTGGAGCCTTGCTTGCGATGGCTGGCGCGGCCTTGCAGGGTCTGCTTTTGAACCCTCTTGCTGACCCATATACGGTGGGAGTCTCGTCCGGCGCAGCCTTAGGAGCGGGGCTCGCGACTATTCTCGGTCTGAGCACGGTTGCGGGCGGATATGGCGTGCCTGTGGTCGCATTCGTTTTTGCCATGGGCGCAATGTTTATCGTATATGCGCTTGCCAGGTCCGCCGGAAGAGTATCGATTCATTCATTTTTGCTGGCGGGGATAGTGGTAGGGTCGTTTCTGTGGGCAATGCTGAGTTTTGTAATTGCTCTTGCGCCTCATGGCCCGGATGGTGTGCAGTCGAGTATTATTTTCTGGCTCTTAGGCAGCTTCGACGCTGCCGATCCATGGGGCTACACGCGTATAGCCGCTCCGTTTGCCGCATTCGGGCTGATCGCGCTGTTTGCATTTGCGCGAGACCTCAATGTCTTTTCCATGGGTGAGGAGACAGCGCGTCATTTAGGCATCGAGACTGAGAATCTCAAGATCGTGATTATCGCTGTAGCGTCGCTCATCACGTCTGCTGCGGTGGCTGTTAGCGGGATAATCGGGTTTGTAGGGCTGGTTGTGCCGCATATCTGTAGAAAGATTTTCGGGCCTGATCACAGGATCCTCATTCCGACTGCCGCGATAGGCGGAGCCGTGCTTACAGTGCTAGCTGATTTGATCTCGCGAGTGGTCCTGCCTCCGAGTGGGCTGCCTGTCGGTATCGTTACAGCTATGCTGGGCGCGCCGTTCTTCTTATATCTGCTCAAGACTAGTAAGTAA
- a CDS encoding G5 domain-containing protein, whose amino-acid sequence MDNEQIIRNLRGQLLIERIFFALIAIILITIWGIGRLHGDKSIIVVDGKPVVCVPSEQEARGVIQEVKRKTGCDPAEIEFKQEVRVARAPGNARPVSRHMAVRVVQHVVSPVAPRWSVIVDGKPIVAVPNRKTAGEVLELAKMRFGQMAKNLVEEPQFKENVTVDVAAIDPSLYCKTAEQAVKLIFDSKEPVRRDAIYIVENGDVASSIASRNHLSLDELSTLNPGVNLARLQIGDKIRIKQTQARKAGLTVIVRDQSERIEKTPAPVQRVSSATLFAGKSVELSPGASGKRQVKVATIYENGCKVGSETIEEVILHEPSPRRIAVGIKAR is encoded by the coding sequence ATGGACAACGAGCAGATCATCCGTAACTTGCGAGGGCAGTTGCTGATTGAAAGAATCTTTTTTGCCCTCATCGCAATTATCCTCATCACCATCTGGGGCATCGGACGCCTCCATGGCGATAAATCTATAATAGTAGTTGACGGTAAACCCGTGGTATGCGTGCCGTCAGAGCAGGAAGCAAGAGGTGTAATTCAGGAAGTTAAACGCAAGACCGGCTGCGACCCCGCCGAGATCGAGTTCAAACAGGAAGTGCGCGTGGCGCGAGCGCCGGGAAATGCGCGTCCGGTGAGCCGTCACATGGCCGTAAGAGTCGTTCAGCACGTTGTCTCGCCCGTTGCGCCGAGGTGGTCGGTTATTGTGGACGGCAAGCCTATAGTTGCTGTGCCGAATCGCAAGACCGCCGGAGAAGTGCTGGAACTCGCTAAGATGAGATTCGGGCAGATGGCCAAAAACCTGGTCGAGGAGCCGCAGTTTAAGGAAAATGTGACTGTCGATGTAGCCGCTATAGACCCTTCGCTCTACTGCAAAACAGCCGAGCAGGCCGTGAAGCTCATATTTGATTCCAAAGAACCCGTCAGAAGAGACGCAATATATATCGTAGAAAACGGGGATGTCGCATCCTCGATTGCATCAAGAAATCATCTGAGTCTGGACGAACTGTCCACACTTAACCCCGGTGTAAATCTTGCCCGCCTACAAATTGGCGATAAGATAAGGATCAAGCAGACGCAGGCGCGCAAGGCCGGACTGACGGTTATCGTCCGCGATCAGAGCGAGCGTATTGAAAAGACTCCTGCACCCGTTCAGAGGGTATCCAGCGCAACACTTTTTGCCGGCAAGAGCGTAGAGCTGTCGCCTGGCGCATCAGGCAAACGCCAGGTGAAGGTCGCCACGATCTATGAAAATGGTTGCAAAGTCGGCAGTGAGACTATTGAAGAAGTAATTCTACACGAACCTTCACCCAGAAGGATCGCGGTAGGCATCAAAGCCAGGTGA
- a CDS encoding C39 family peptidase, which translates to MTCKMYCGIIVCMLLMITISSAESASICETETNLALGKPVTATVVNGDENASSVGVSLSDITDGLLTFSSNQGVEDGCVGWRNSVRGKTMTVTLVINLRAICDIRAIRINTGNVPTITYSPDSITTDFGTTKVNTGLPNAWTTHYGSTQAKTVTVTLTKKNTASNTAWMFVGEIEVYGIQLSALDPPDSAFLSVPFVSQFYTLNGNSCGSGSCGPASLSMCSAYALGRGPSTQDIVNVWSFLGRDTCGNDMNGTSLTELASAANGWPFSLSHVYSSTLTVDGLKAEIAAGRPVLVHVTAGYLTDRPYGYSGGHYIAAIGYDPNYIICNDPGSSSGNSRYYTISDMTKAMADKGNGVLCGFYK; encoded by the coding sequence ATGACGTGTAAGATGTATTGCGGGATTATTGTTTGCATGCTGCTTATGATAACGATTTCATCTGCCGAATCAGCCTCAATTTGTGAGACCGAAACAAATCTTGCCTTAGGCAAGCCTGTGACTGCTACAGTTGTGAACGGTGACGAGAATGCTTCATCTGTAGGCGTGTCGTTATCCGATATAACGGACGGTTTACTTACATTCTCGTCAAATCAAGGGGTGGAAGACGGTTGCGTCGGATGGCGGAATAGTGTTCGGGGTAAAACGATGACTGTTACCTTGGTGATTAATCTGCGTGCGATTTGCGATATTAGGGCCATTCGCATCAATACAGGGAATGTGCCAACCATAACGTACAGCCCCGATTCAATTACAACAGACTTCGGCACAACCAAAGTGAATACAGGTCTTCCAAATGCTTGGACAACGCACTATGGCTCAACCCAGGCAAAGACTGTGACCGTCACATTGACAAAAAAGAATACGGCGTCAAATACGGCATGGATGTTTGTTGGTGAGATAGAAGTATATGGAATTCAACTTTCAGCTTTGGATCCTCCTGATTCCGCATTTTTGAGTGTTCCGTTTGTGTCGCAGTTTTACACGCTCAATGGTAATAGCTGTGGATCGGGCAGTTGCGGTCCTGCGTCTTTATCCATGTGCTCAGCATATGCCCTTGGAAGGGGACCGTCTACACAGGACATTGTAAATGTCTGGTCATTTCTGGGCCGCGATACTTGTGGTAATGACATGAATGGAACGAGTCTCACTGAGTTGGCCAGTGCCGCCAATGGCTGGCCATTTAGCCTTAGCCATGTCTATAGTTCGACGTTGACCGTTGATGGTCTCAAGGCCGAGATTGCAGCAGGCAGACCGGTGCTTGTTCATGTTACGGCCGGCTATCTGACGGATCGACCGTATGGATATAGTGGAGGTCATTATATTGCCGCTATTGGATATGACCCGAACTACATTATCTGTAATGACCCGGGGTCTTCATCAGGAAATAGTAGATACTATACTATTAGTGATATGACAAAGGCAATGGCAGACAAAGGCAATGGCGTGTTGTGCGGTTTCTATAAGTAA
- a CDS encoding C39 family peptidase — protein MCRNRIIWLRLLIICAFLAISISADALGSGCATAANLAVNKTATVTVVNNDANLAYEGESSSDITDGSLAFISPEQRQNDGCVGWRNSVRGRTMTVTVQINLGASCTISAIRYNPGNLPLATLAADTMTTPFGTTSVNGVPNAWTAHYATTTIDASTVTITLKKTNTAANRNWMFIGEIEVYGKVIETPPPPTGVLLPVTFLPQHFSDAYCSDGGSGSCGPASLSMCAAYALGRAPQVSDIKKVWSFVHGHSSSYDYSYECGNDLNGTSLTQLRNAARGWPFSLSHVSTVSITSLQTIKDELDAGRPMVVHVVCSHLSNRPYDWRGGHYVAVIGYDDNHIICNDPINSSGAQIYYSNSDMLAAILDDCNGSCNTGGLRYFYQ, from the coding sequence ATGTGCAGGAATAGAATAATATGGCTGAGACTTCTGATTATTTGCGCATTTCTCGCCATTAGTATATCCGCTGACGCGCTTGGCAGCGGGTGTGCCACTGCGGCAAATCTCGCTGTAAACAAGACCGCTACCGTCACGGTGGTGAACAATGACGCCAATCTGGCATATGAGGGTGAATCTTCATCTGATATAACCGATGGGTCCCTTGCTTTTATCTCACCGGAGCAAAGGCAGAATGACGGTTGTGTGGGTTGGCGAAACAGCGTCCGCGGTCGAACAATGACTGTCACCGTTCAGATTAACCTGGGCGCTAGCTGCACTATAAGCGCTATACGCTACAACCCGGGGAACCTGCCTTTGGCAACCCTGGCGGCTGATACAATGACAACACCATTTGGGACCACGAGTGTTAACGGAGTGCCTAACGCCTGGACTGCGCACTATGCCACTACCACGATAGATGCCTCAACGGTTACTATTACATTGAAAAAGACGAATACGGCGGCAAACAGAAACTGGATGTTTATTGGAGAGATTGAAGTGTATGGAAAGGTTATAGAGACACCGCCGCCGCCCACCGGCGTGTTATTGCCGGTGACATTTTTGCCACAGCACTTCAGTGATGCTTACTGCTCCGATGGTGGAAGCGGCAGCTGCGGCCCTGCATCGCTTTCTATGTGTGCTGCCTATGCGCTTGGAAGAGCGCCTCAAGTCAGCGATATCAAAAAAGTGTGGTCGTTTGTCCACGGCCATTCAAGCTCATACGATTACAGTTACGAATGCGGAAATGACTTGAATGGGACGAGCTTGACTCAGCTCAGAAATGCTGCTCGCGGTTGGCCTTTTAGTCTCAGCCATGTCTCAACCGTATCTATCACTTCACTGCAGACGATAAAAGATGAGCTGGATGCAGGCAGGCCGATGGTAGTTCATGTGGTTTGTTCGCATCTGTCAAACCGCCCATATGATTGGAGAGGCGGCCATTATGTGGCTGTCATAGGCTATGATGATAATCACATAATTTGCAACGATCCTATAAATTCTTCCGGCGCGCAGATATACTACAGCAATTCCGATATGCTGGCTGCTATACTGGACGATTGTAATGGTAGCTGCAATACCGGCGGGCTGCGTTACTTCTATCAATAG